Proteins from a single region of Fusobacterium gonidiaformans ATCC 25563:
- a CDS encoding chromate transporter — MIYIHLFLVFLKIGLFSFGGGYAVLSLIQQEVIEKYQWVSLSEFTEIVAVSQVTPGPIGINSATFIGYKVTGNAFGSLCSTTGVVLPSIIILVLISLFLQKFKDSLTVKRIFLSLRPVVLGLVLGAGVSLLHPENFGHPATYVVFAMVVLAGIFTKINPILLILLSGTVGFFVL, encoded by the coding sequence ATGATTTATATACATCTATTTTTAGTTTTTTTGAAAATTGGTTTATTTAGTTTTGGTGGAGGATATGCTGTTCTTAGTTTAATACAGCAAGAAGTGATTGAAAAATATCAATGGGTAAGTTTGTCAGAATTTACAGAAATTGTTGCAGTATCGCAAGTAACGCCTGGACCTATCGGAATTAACTCTGCAACTTTTATAGGTTATAAGGTAACAGGCAATGCTTTTGGTTCTTTGTGTTCCACGACAGGAGTTGTATTACCTTCTATCATTATTTTAGTTTTAATTTCCTTGTTTTTACAAAAATTTAAAGATTCCCTTACAGTCAAGAGAATCTTTCTATCTTTAAGACCTGTCGTTTTAGGATTGGTCCTAGGAGCAGGAGTTTCTTTATTGCATCCTGAAAATTTTGGACATCCTGCGACATATGTGGTTTTTGCTATGGTTGTATTGGCTGGAATTTTTACGAAAATAAACCCTATACTTTTGATTCTTTTATCTGGAACAGTGGGATTCTTTGTCCTGTAA
- a CDS encoding Crp/Fnr family transcriptional regulator translates to MIKKEDRIYFEKLFPFWEKLTHQEKNYFIINSRTMTFTKGVDISSSPECFGLTIIKNGKIRVFLTSKEGKELSLFFLETMDIGVLTAQCIYPKLQVSINLHTEEVTEVIVMNPEAFSLMRKRNSEVSDFNMDLIYTRFSEIIEQMETALFVPLSVRLIRYLLKQEKKELIITQEEIARHLGSAREVITRNLKLLQNAGCLQVSRGKIQILSEEKLKTMLD, encoded by the coding sequence ATGATAAAAAAAGAAGACAGAATCTATTTTGAAAAATTATTTCCTTTTTGGGAAAAATTAACTCATCAAGAAAAAAATTATTTTATCATAAATAGCAGAACGATGACTTTTACCAAAGGAGTAGATATCAGCAGCTCTCCAGAATGTTTTGGATTAACTATTATAAAAAATGGAAAAATTCGAGTTTTTTTAACTTCAAAAGAGGGAAAAGAATTAAGTTTATTTTTTTTAGAAACTATGGACATTGGAGTCTTAACGGCTCAATGTATTTATCCAAAGTTACAAGTTTCTATTAACTTACATACAGAAGAAGTGACAGAAGTCATTGTGATGAATCCGGAAGCATTTTCTCTCATGAGAAAACGAAATTCGGAAGTGAGTGATTTCAACATGGATTTAATTTATACACGTTTTAGTGAAATTATTGAACAAATGGAAACAGCTCTTTTTGTTCCTCTAAGTGTTCGATTGATTCGTTATTTATTAAAACAAGAAAAAAAAGAACTGATTATCACACAAGAAGAAATAGCAAGGCATTTGGGAAGTGCAAGGGAAGTCATCACAAGAAATTTAAAATTATTGCAGAATGCCGGATGTTTACAAGTATCAAGAGGGAAAATTCAAATTCTTTCCGAAGAAAAACTAAAGACGATGTTAGATTAA
- a CDS encoding ABC transporter ATP-binding protein — translation MNILTIKNLGKQYQKKEWALHHINLEITEGEFLILVGPSGCGKSTLLRLIAGLEEVTEGEILFHSNKKDIAMVFQNYTLYPHMTVYENLAFPLKVKSWSSEKIKNKILEIAKILEIENLLQRKPNELSGGQKQRVALGRAMVRDANIFLFDEALANLDTNLRSQMRYELLSLQKKINKTFIYVTHDQTEAMTMGDRIVVMKEGHIEQIGTPKEIYLDPKTTFVASFLGNPSMNFLKSENYLLGIRSEDIKIIEKETEDSYLFLSEFTEFLGSRSYLHGQVRDTPFIIEIPPTKEYKKGDRLFLDFPLSKRYYFNILTGQRIPLFQIKESKV, via the coding sequence ATGAACATCTTAACTATAAAAAATTTAGGAAAACAATATCAAAAAAAAGAATGGGCTCTGCATCACATCAATTTGGAAATTACAGAAGGAGAATTCCTAATTTTGGTTGGACCATCCGGCTGTGGAAAATCTACATTATTGCGTTTAATTGCAGGACTTGAAGAAGTGACAGAAGGAGAAATTCTTTTCCACTCTAATAAAAAAGATATTGCTATGGTATTTCAAAACTATACTCTTTACCCTCATATGACAGTCTACGAGAATCTGGCTTTTCCCCTAAAAGTAAAATCATGGAGTTCTGAAAAAATAAAGAATAAAATTCTTGAAATTGCAAAAATTTTAGAAATCGAAAATCTACTACAAAGAAAGCCAAATGAGCTATCAGGAGGTCAAAAACAAAGAGTAGCTTTAGGAAGAGCCATGGTAAGAGATGCTAATATTTTTCTATTTGATGAAGCCTTAGCCAATTTAGATACAAACTTACGAAGTCAAATGAGGTATGAACTTCTCTCTCTACAAAAAAAAATAAACAAAACTTTTATTTATGTAACCCATGATCAAACAGAAGCCATGACAATGGGAGATCGGATTGTTGTCATGAAAGAAGGTCATATTGAACAAATTGGAACCCCAAAAGAAATTTATCTAGATCCAAAAACTACTTTTGTTGCTTCTTTTTTAGGGAATCCTAGCATGAACTTTTTAAAATCAGAAAACTACCTTTTAGGAATCCGTTCGGAAGATATTAAAATTATAGAAAAAGAAACCGAAGACAGCTATCTTTTTCTTTCTGAATTTACAGAATTTTTAGGAAGTCGCTCCTATCTCCATGGTCAAGTGAGAGATACTCCTTTTATCATAGAAATTCCTCCTACAAAAGAATATAAAAAAGGGGATAGACTCTTTTTAGACTTTCCCCTTTCAAAACGTTATTACTTTAATATCCTTACAGGACAAAGAATCCCACTGTTCCAGATAAAAGAATCAAAAGTATAG
- a CDS encoding tRNA 2-thiocytidine(32) synthetase TtcA, translating into MKNILEIEESIRAGYRKKIWKKFVKAVQDFELIEDGDRIAVGVSGGKDSLLLCKLFQELKKDRSKNFELQFISMNPGFEAMDIDKFEQNLKDLEIDCTIFDANVWQVAFDQDPESPCFLCAKMRRGVLYKKVEELGCNKLALGHHFDDVIETTMINLFYASTVKTMLPKVSSTSGKLQIIRPLVYVKEQDIKSFMKSNEIEAMSCGCPVESDKTDSKRKEIKILLEELEQKNPNIKQSIFSAMKNINLDYILGYTRGNKNDR; encoded by the coding sequence ATGAAAAATATATTGGAAATTGAAGAAAGTATCCGTGCTGGGTATCGAAAAAAAATTTGGAAAAAATTTGTAAAGGCTGTGCAGGATTTTGAGTTAATAGAAGATGGAGATAGGATTGCAGTAGGTGTTTCCGGTGGAAAAGATAGTTTACTTCTTTGTAAATTATTTCAAGAATTAAAAAAGGATAGAAGTAAGAATTTTGAACTACAATTTATTTCTATGAATCCTGGTTTTGAGGCCATGGATATAGATAAATTTGAACAAAATTTAAAAGATTTGGAAATTGACTGCACTATTTTTGATGCCAATGTTTGGCAGGTTGCTTTTGATCAAGATCCGGAAAGCCCTTGCTTTTTATGTGCGAAGATGAGAAGAGGCGTATTGTATAAGAAGGTAGAGGAATTGGGTTGCAACAAATTAGCTTTAGGGCATCATTTCGATGATGTGATAGAAACAACAATGATTAATTTATTTTATGCAAGCACCGTGAAAACAATGTTACCAAAAGTATCTTCTACAAGTGGAAAATTACAGATTATTCGTCCTCTTGTCTATGTAAAAGAGCAAGACATCAAATCTTTTATGAAAAGTAATGAAATTGAAGCCATGAGTTGTGGATGTCCGGTGGAATCTGATAAAACAGATTCTAAGAGAAAAGAAATAAAAATCCTTTTGGAAGAATTGGAACAAAAAAATCCAAATATTAAACAAAGTATTTTTTCTGCCATGAAAAATATCAATTTAGATTATATTTTAGGTTATACTCGAGGAAATAAGAATGACAGATAG
- a CDS encoding aminoacyl-histidine dipeptidase: MRKLEGLKPERVFYYFEEISKIPRESYHEKEISDYLVQFGKDHNLEVYQDESLNVVLRKKASSGYENAPGVILQGHMDMVCEKEEDSKHDFSKDPIDLLIEGNHITANKTTLGADNGIAVAMGLAVLEDENLLHGPLELLVTTSEEVDLGGALALKSGILQGKMLINIDSEEEGILTVGSAGGEGVEITLPIEKINIRHPFAYRIKIQNFLGGHSGAEIHKQRGNANKAMVEVLDLLKEKVDFLLVSVKGGSKDNAIPRAAEVIIATEEKLDMTLREVLKEVKELYISFEPQVEMFFEEIINVYEAIDENSFYQYVNLMEEIPTGVYTWMKDYPEIVEASDNLAIVKTEEESIKITISLRSSEPDILSRLKKCISEIAEKYKAKYEFSAGYPEWRYRSDSPLREKAIQIWKELTGEEMKVAIIHAGLECGALSQNYPDIDFISIGPNMQDVHTPEEKLEIASTEKAYQYLVKLLQELK, encoded by the coding sequence ATGAGAAAATTGGAAGGATTGAAACCGGAAAGAGTTTTTTACTATTTTGAAGAAATTTCTAAAATTCCTAGAGAATCGTATCATGAAAAAGAAATTAGTGATTATTTAGTTCAATTTGGAAAAGATCATAACTTAGAAGTGTATCAAGACGAATCTTTGAATGTGGTACTTAGAAAAAAAGCAAGTTCAGGGTATGAAAATGCACCTGGAGTTATTTTACAAGGTCATATGGATATGGTTTGTGAAAAGGAAGAAGATAGTAAGCATGATTTTTCAAAAGATCCAATTGACTTGCTCATAGAAGGAAATCATATTACAGCAAACAAAACAACCTTAGGAGCAGATAATGGTATTGCCGTAGCGATGGGATTGGCTGTTTTAGAAGATGAGAATCTGTTACATGGACCTTTAGAATTGTTAGTAACCACATCTGAAGAAGTTGACTTAGGGGGAGCTTTAGCACTAAAATCAGGTATTCTACAAGGTAAGATGTTAATCAATATTGATTCTGAAGAAGAGGGAATTTTAACAGTCGGTTCTGCCGGAGGAGAAGGAGTTGAAATTACATTACCAATTGAAAAAATCAATATTCGTCATCCTTTTGCTTATCGGATTAAAATTCAAAATTTCCTAGGAGGGCACTCCGGTGCAGAAATTCATAAACAAAGAGGAAATGCAAATAAAGCAATGGTAGAAGTGTTAGATTTGTTAAAAGAAAAGGTAGATTTCTTACTAGTTTCTGTCAAAGGAGGAAGTAAGGATAATGCCATTCCAAGAGCAGCAGAGGTTATTATTGCGACAGAAGAAAAATTAGATATGACACTTCGTGAAGTCTTGAAAGAAGTCAAAGAATTGTACATTTCTTTTGAACCGCAAGTGGAGATGTTTTTTGAAGAAATTATCAATGTATATGAAGCAATAGATGAAAATTCTTTCTATCAATATGTGAATTTAATGGAAGAAATTCCAACCGGAGTTTACACTTGGATGAAAGACTATCCTGAAATAGTAGAAGCTTCTGACAATTTAGCCATTGTAAAGACCGAAGAAGAGTCTATTAAGATTACAATTTCTTTAAGAAGTTCAGAACCGGATATTTTATCTAGATTAAAAAAATGTATTTCTGAAATTGCAGAAAAATATAAAGCAAAGTATGAATTTTCTGCCGGATATCCGGAATGGAGATATCGATCAGACTCTCCTTTACGAGAAAAAGCAATTCAGATTTGGAAAGAGTTAACAGGGGAAGAAATGAAAGTAGCCATTATTCATGCCGGATTAGAATGTGGAGCACTTTCTCAAAATTACCCAGATATTGACTTTATCAGTATTGGACCAAATATGCAAGATGTCCATACACCGGAAGAAAAATTAGAGATTGCTTCTACTGAGAAGGCATATCAATACTTAGTAAAATTATTACAAGAGTTAAAATAA
- a CDS encoding tRNA 2-thiocytidine(32) synthetase TtcA, whose amino-acid sequence MTDREILNFIEGKKFSKQLWSPIGRAMHKYHMIEEGDKIAVGISGGKDSLTTLNALIRIQKIAQVSFEIIPIHIHPNTDKASYQKMKEYCEKLGLELVVETTNLEEILFNEENPMKNPCFLCGRIRRGILYRMLQERKINKLALGHHKDDIIETFLMNVFYQGNLHMMKPSYYAEEYGVQVIRPLAFVEEKNIIRYVNRLELPVTKSDCPYEVSEQSRRLKMKNLIHEMTKDNPNVRSTIFSSIEDLL is encoded by the coding sequence ATGACAGATAGAGAAATTTTAAATTTTATAGAGGGGAAAAAATTTAGTAAGCAATTGTGGAGTCCTATTGGAAGAGCCATGCATAAATATCATATGATAGAAGAGGGAGATAAAATTGCTGTTGGAATTTCCGGTGGGAAAGATAGTTTAACAACTTTGAATGCTCTCATTCGTATTCAAAAAATTGCACAAGTTTCTTTTGAAATTATTCCTATTCATATTCATCCGAATACGGATAAAGCTTCTTATCAAAAAATGAAAGAGTATTGTGAAAAACTAGGATTAGAGCTTGTTGTGGAAACAACAAATTTAGAAGAGATTTTATTTAATGAAGAAAATCCTATGAAAAATCCATGTTTTTTATGTGGGAGAATTCGACGTGGAATCTTGTATCGAATGTTACAAGAAAGGAAGATTAATAAATTGGCCTTAGGACATCATAAAGATGACATCATTGAAACTTTTTTAATGAATGTTTTTTATCAAGGAAATTTACATATGATGAAACCCTCTTATTATGCTGAGGAATATGGAGTGCAAGTAATTCGCCCTCTAGCTTTTGTGGAGGAAAAAAATATTATTCGTTATGTAAATCGTTTGGAACTTCCTGTGACAAAATCAGATTGTCCTTATGAAGTAAGTGAACAATCAAGAAGACTCAAAATGAAAAATTTAATTCATGAGATGACAAAAGACAATCCAAATGTAAGAAGTACTATTTTTAGCAGTATAGAGGATTTATTATAG
- a CDS encoding YfcC family protein, translating to MSEKKKRSFPTAFTVLFIILILAAGLTYLVPSGKFSRLTYDDITNEFVITDHNDEVSTEAATQEVLDRLHIQLALDKFTEGIIRKPIAIPGSYQRIEQHPQGFLDVVRAPITGTMDTVDIMIFVLILGGIIGIVNKIGAFDAGMSALSKKTKGKEFLLVVLVFALTTLGGTTFGLAEETIAFYPILMPIFLVSGFDALTCIAAIYMGSSIGTMFSTVNPFSVVIASNAAGISFTEGLIFRIVTLILASIVTLGYMYWYAKRVNKDKTKSFVYSDEATIQERFLGNYDASAETPFTWRRKLCLIIFALAFPILIWGVALGGWWFEEMSALFLVVAIVIMFLSGLSEKEAVNTFVSGSSELVGVVLTIGLARSINIVMDNGFISDTLLYYSTEFVAGMSQGVFAVAQLVIFSFLGFFIPSSSGLAVLSMPIMAPLADTVGLSREIVINAYNWGQGWMSFITPTGLILVTLEMAGTTFDKWLKYILPLMGIMGIFSVVMLIINTML from the coding sequence ATGTCTGAAAAGAAAAAAAGAAGTTTTCCGACTGCGTTTACAGTACTATTTATCATTTTAATTTTGGCTGCAGGACTAACGTATTTAGTTCCATCGGGTAAGTTTTCCAGATTGACTTATGATGATATCACGAATGAGTTTGTGATTACAGACCACAATGATGAAGTGAGCACAGAGGCAGCAACACAAGAAGTATTGGACCGATTACATATCCAATTAGCTTTGGATAAATTTACAGAGGGAATCATTCGAAAACCTATCGCGATTCCAGGAAGTTATCAAAGAATTGAACAACATCCTCAAGGATTTTTAGATGTTGTTCGAGCACCTATTACAGGAACAATGGATACGGTTGATATTATGATTTTCGTATTGATTCTGGGAGGAATTATAGGGATCGTTAATAAAATTGGAGCTTTTGATGCAGGAATGTCTGCTCTGTCTAAAAAAACAAAAGGGAAGGAATTCTTATTAGTTGTTTTAGTATTTGCTTTGACAACTTTAGGAGGAACCACTTTTGGATTGGCAGAAGAAACGATCGCTTTCTACCCAATTTTAATGCCTATTTTTTTAGTAAGTGGGTTTGATGCATTAACTTGTATTGCAGCCATTTATATGGGATCTTCTATTGGAACGATGTTTTCAACTGTAAATCCGTTTTCTGTTGTTATTGCATCCAATGCAGCAGGAATTTCTTTTACAGAAGGATTAATTTTTAGAATCGTGACTTTGATTTTAGCTTCGATTGTAACACTAGGATATATGTATTGGTATGCAAAACGAGTAAATAAAGATAAAACCAAATCTTTTGTGTATTCCGATGAAGCGACAATTCAAGAAAGGTTTTTAGGAAATTATGATGCGAGTGCAGAAACTCCTTTCACTTGGAGAAGAAAGTTATGCTTAATTATTTTTGCTCTTGCTTTTCCTATTTTGATTTGGGGAGTTGCTTTAGGTGGATGGTGGTTTGAAGAAATGTCAGCTTTATTTTTAGTCGTTGCTATTGTCATTATGTTTTTATCCGGATTATCAGAAAAAGAGGCTGTAAATACTTTTGTGTCAGGTTCTTCTGAATTGGTGGGAGTTGTATTAACGATTGGATTAGCACGTTCTATCAATATTGTTATGGATAATGGATTTATTTCTGATACCTTATTATATTATTCTACTGAATTTGTAGCAGGAATGAGTCAAGGAGTTTTCGCAGTGGCACAATTAGTGATTTTCTCTTTCTTGGGATTTTTTATTCCATCTTCTTCAGGACTTGCAGTATTGTCTATGCCTATTATGGCACCTCTTGCAGATACTGTTGGATTGTCAAGAGAAATTGTTATCAATGCCTATAACTGGGGACAAGGTTGGATGTCATTTATCACACCGACCGGTTTGATTTTAGTTACACTAGAAATGGCAGGAACTACTTTTGATAAGTGGTTAAAATATATTTTACCGTTGATGGGAATTATGGGTATATTCTCTGTGGTAATGTTAATTATTAATACAATGTTATAA
- the gltA gene encoding NADPH-dependent glutamate synthase, producing MYNIIEKKNLSKNIYLMKIKAEALVEAAKPGQFLIVKIDEKGERIPLTICDYDKEEGSVTIVFQVLGESTKEMAKMEVGDFFADVLGPLGKESDLLHEEKKVLQKKKYLFVAGGVGTAPVYPQVKWMKQQDCFVDVIIGSKNKESLIFEEEMRKVATNVYVCTDDGSYGSKGLVTDKIQELVELGKKYDHAIIIGPMIMMKFAVEVCKQYGISTTVSLNPLMVDGTGMCGACRVSIGKEVKFACVDGPEFHGEEVNFDEALRRQRMYRTEEGRNILKLEDGENHHNPSCPNHEVVFVDRKKRIPVREQKPEERNQNFEEVCYGYSLEEAKLEASRCLQCKNPLCVQACPVSIDIPTFIREIKEDNLQAAADTIAKYSSLPAICGRVCPQESQCEGKCIVGIRGEAVSIGKLERFVGDWAIENKTSFCIPEKKQQKVAIVGGGPAGLTAAGDLAKKGYEVTIFEALHKLGGVLSYGIPEFRLPKEKIVEKEIENLLQLGVKVETNSLIGRTFTVDELLDKKGFSAVFIASGAGLPRFMNIAGENLNGVISANEFLTRVNLMKAHQSTYATPVKIGKRVLVIGGGNVAMDAARTAKRLGAETKIVYRRSEKELPARLEEIQHAKEEGISFLFLSSPIEILGDENAWVKGVKCIRMKLGEMDESGRAAFSQVPNSEFIIEAETIIMALGTSPNPLILETTKDLQQNRWKGIATTSEFGETSRIGIFAGGDAVSGAATVILAMEAGKKAARKIDEYLQSML from the coding sequence ATGTATAATATTATAGAGAAGAAAAATTTGAGTAAAAATATATACTTAATGAAAATAAAGGCAGAGGCTTTAGTAGAAGCCGCAAAGCCGGGGCAATTTTTAATCGTGAAAATAGATGAAAAAGGAGAAAGAATTCCTTTAACGATTTGTGATTATGATAAAGAAGAAGGAAGTGTCACTATTGTATTTCAAGTGCTAGGAGAGAGTACAAAAGAGATGGCAAAAATGGAAGTAGGAGATTTTTTTGCCGATGTCCTAGGACCATTAGGAAAAGAGAGTGATTTACTTCACGAAGAAAAGAAAGTATTACAAAAGAAAAAATATCTTTTTGTTGCAGGAGGAGTCGGAACGGCCCCTGTGTATCCACAAGTGAAATGGATGAAACAACAAGACTGTTTTGTGGATGTTATTATAGGAAGTAAAAACAAAGAGAGCCTTATTTTTGAAGAGGAAATGAGAAAAGTAGCCACTAATGTATATGTATGTACAGATGATGGAAGCTATGGAAGTAAAGGATTGGTAACAGATAAAATTCAAGAATTGGTAGAACTTGGAAAAAAATATGACCATGCTATCATTATAGGCCCTATGATTATGATGAAGTTTGCAGTGGAAGTTTGTAAACAGTATGGTATTTCTACTACTGTGAGTTTAAATCCTTTGATGGTAGATGGGACAGGGATGTGTGGAGCTTGTCGAGTTAGCATTGGAAAAGAAGTGAAGTTTGCTTGTGTGGATGGGCCGGAATTTCATGGAGAAGAAGTGAACTTTGACGAAGCATTAAGAAGACAGAGAATGTATCGTACAGAGGAAGGAAGAAATATTTTAAAATTAGAGGATGGAGAAAATCACCATAATCCTTCTTGTCCAAATCATGAAGTTGTTTTCGTGGATAGAAAAAAAAGAATCCCTGTGAGAGAACAAAAACCGGAAGAAAGAAATCAAAATTTTGAGGAAGTTTGTTATGGATATAGTTTAGAAGAGGCAAAATTAGAAGCGAGTCGATGTTTACAATGTAAAAATCCTCTTTGTGTACAAGCCTGTCCTGTTTCTATTGATATTCCAACATTTATACGAGAAATTAAGGAAGATAATTTGCAAGCAGCAGCAGATACCATTGCAAAATATTCTAGTTTACCGGCAATCTGTGGAAGAGTTTGTCCACAAGAAAGTCAATGTGAAGGAAAATGTATTGTTGGAATTCGAGGAGAGGCAGTATCCATTGGAAAGTTGGAAAGATTTGTAGGAGATTGGGCGATTGAAAATAAAACTTCTTTCTGTATTCCGGAGAAAAAGCAGCAAAAAGTTGCTATTGTTGGAGGAGGACCGGCAGGTCTTACTGCAGCGGGAGATTTAGCAAAAAAAGGATATGAGGTAACCATTTTTGAAGCTCTTCATAAACTAGGAGGAGTCTTGAGTTATGGAATTCCGGAATTTAGACTTCCCAAAGAAAAAATAGTAGAGAAAGAAATTGAAAATTTACTTCAATTAGGAGTGAAAGTAGAAACGAATTCCCTTATTGGAAGAACCTTTACTGTGGATGAGTTGTTAGATAAAAAAGGTTTTTCAGCTGTATTTATTGCTAGTGGAGCAGGGCTACCAAGATTTATGAATATAGCAGGGGAAAATCTAAATGGTGTTATTTCTGCAAATGAGTTTTTAACAAGAGTAAACTTGATGAAAGCACATCAAAGTACTTATGCTACCCCTGTTAAAATTGGAAAAAGAGTTTTAGTCATTGGCGGAGGAAACGTAGCAATGGATGCTGCAAGAACTGCTAAAAGATTGGGAGCAGAGACAAAAATTGTTTACCGAAGAAGTGAAAAAGAATTACCGGCAAGATTGGAAGAAATTCAACATGCAAAAGAAGAGGGAATTAGCTTTTTATTTTTGAGTTCTCCTATTGAAATTTTGGGAGATGAAAATGCTTGGGTAAAAGGAGTAAAATGTATTCGAATGAAATTGGGAGAAATGGATGAAAGTGGGAGAGCAGCTTTTTCTCAAGTTCCAAATAGTGAATTTATCATAGAAGCAGAAACCATTATTATGGCATTAGGGACTTCTCCTAACCCTTTGATTCTAGAAACAACAAAAGATTTACAACAGAATCGTTGGAAAGGAATTGCAACCACGTCAGAATTTGGAGAAACTTCTAGAATTGGAATTTTTGCAGGAGGAGATGCCGTTTCAGGAGCGGCTACTGTCATTTTAGCGATGGAAGCCGGAAAGAAAGCCGCAAGAAAAATTGATGAGTATTTACAAAGTATGCTATAA
- a CDS encoding chromate transporter, with protein sequence MKKEAELFWSFFKIGAFTLGGGYAMIPLMQDEIVTKKKWLTDEEFLDALAIAQSSPGVLAVNTSIMTGYRISGRLGIAAAVLGAVLPSFLIILCLSTVIIQYREAKLFQQVFFGVKPATVGLIFIAVYKLCKSTKLNWTHYWIPLLVAVLVGMNFMSPVWIIICTMIIGNLYYAWRDKK encoded by the coding sequence ATGAAAAAAGAAGCAGAATTATTTTGGTCGTTTTTTAAGATTGGAGCTTTCACCTTAGGTGGTGGATATGCAATGATACCTTTAATGCAAGATGAAATTGTAACGAAAAAAAAGTGGCTCACGGATGAAGAATTTTTAGATGCTTTAGCCATTGCACAATCCAGTCCGGGAGTATTAGCTGTAAACACTTCGATTATGACAGGTTATCGAATTTCCGGTAGATTAGGAATTGCAGCTGCAGTGTTAGGAGCGGTCCTGCCTTCTTTTTTGATCATACTATGTTTGAGTACTGTTATTATTCAATATCGAGAAGCAAAATTATTTCAACAGGTTTTCTTTGGAGTGAAACCGGCTACAGTTGGCTTGATTTTTATTGCAGTATATAAATTATGTAAATCTACAAAATTAAACTGGACACATTACTGGATCCCTTTATTAGTAGCTGTTCTTGTCGGGATGAATTTTATGTCTCCCGTTTGGATTATTATTTGTACCATGATAATCGGAAATTTGTACTATGCTTGGAGGGATAAAAAATGA
- a CDS encoding response regulator transcription factor: protein MNILLIQRRQEFAKELKIAWKEKQHIVDIAGNYESGLQFFYAGHYDIILLDTWIKGGDAYLLAEKIRERSQKIGLIFLSEEHSFFFKKRAYEVGADMYLSLPISVEEVSLQVFALGKRVKAEAEYRKYCYLYGEIEVDALQRKVYRKGEDLNFTEKEFLLLTVLLKNQGLALHKDMIRKEVWGEDFAGASNILESYIKKIRKKLQDTEHKWIKTIRGYGYGIEERKGK from the coding sequence ATGAATATTTTGTTAATTCAGAGAAGACAAGAATTTGCAAAAGAATTAAAAATAGCTTGGAAGGAAAAACAACATATTGTAGATATTGCAGGGAATTATGAGAGCGGCTTACAATTTTTTTATGCCGGGCATTATGATATAATATTATTAGACACTTGGATTAAAGGGGGAGATGCTTATCTTCTAGCTGAGAAAATTCGAGAACGAAGTCAAAAAATAGGTCTTATTTTTTTGAGTGAAGAGCATAGTTTTTTCTTTAAAAAAAGAGCTTATGAAGTAGGAGCCGATATGTATTTATCCCTACCGATTTCTGTGGAAGAAGTTTCTTTGCAGGTTTTTGCTTTAGGAAAGCGAGTCAAAGCAGAAGCAGAATATAGAAAATATTGTTATCTTTATGGAGAAATTGAAGTAGATGCTTTACAAAGGAAAGTTTATAGAAAGGGAGAAGATCTAAACTTTACAGAGAAAGAGTTTTTACTTCTTACAGTATTACTAAAAAATCAAGGTTTAGCTTTGCACAAAGATATGATACGAAAAGAAGTATGGGGAGAGGATTTTGCAGGGGCGAGTAATATTCTAGAGAGCTATATAAAAAAGATACGAAAAAAATTACAAGATACAGAACATAAATGGATTAAAACAATCCGAGGTTATGGTTATGGAATAGAGGAAAGGAAGGGAAAATAA